The DNA segment tcccttttctctacatcctcaccagcattcattattgACTGTCTTTCGGATAAAAGTCATGTGAACTGGGATAAGATGATCTTatagtagttttgatttgcagttatCTGATCAAATATGTTGAGCCTCTTTTCATattcctgtttgccatttgttgtttgtctttttttgagagatgttctattcaagtcttttgctcattttttaatgggattattagaatttttcctcttgagttgagttccttatatattctggttattattttctcccattctgtgggttatctcgTCTCTTTGTTGACTGTTTGCTTTGCTCTACAGAAGCTTTTGATGTTatcccatttttgctttggttgcctgtgcttgcagggtattactcaataaatctttgccaAGATTTATTGGagagtttcctcaatgttttcttttggtgatttcatagtttgaggtcttagatttaagtctttaatctattttgatttgatttttgtatatggtgagagataacagcgtagtttcattcttctgcataaggatatcaagttttcccagcactatgtattgaagagactgtcctttccccaatatatgttcttggcacctttgttgaaaatgaattcactgtagatgtatgaatttatttataggttctctgttctgttccattggtctatatgtatgtttttacCAGTAGCATTCATTTTTATGTTGAAATCATCCTAGTCAGCTTTTACTGCAGTAAAGCTTATCACAATGGCATTCGTATACATATGTTCTCATAGCAGGAGGATAGTGGGTCAGTTGTGCTCAGTTTACTCTATAGCCCAGGTAGAAGGAGCTGCAACTCTTAATCCTTCAAGTCTTACAATTTTTGGATTCTATTTCTTTAGACCCTGCTTAATTTGGTAAAtcctttttttgaatttttctttaaaatatttaaagattaaatatctagataaaaaataaatgcagctGATCATCAACATTCTATCTTAAAATCTCTTTGTACAAAGCTCaaattagttaaaaatattttcgcccagtttattttaccaatttttttgtTACTTGGGTCACCAGTTTTACTGCCTCTTGAAACAGTTTTCTCACTGCCTGGCCTAGAAGCCAATGTCATATGTTTTAAGCTTTTTATGGCTTTTGCATCTCAGCATCTTCTGTCATATCcattgctgcagtaacaaacaaccCTGCTGTCTTGGTGGCTAACAGTATCAAACACTTATTTGCTACTTACATTTCATGAGTGTATCAGGTTGTCTGCTGTGCTGTTGGACTTGGCTTCGTTCAGTTCAACAGATATTCTCATTCTAGACCCCAGGTTGAAGGAATAACAACTCTCTGGGATATGCTATTCACATATTAGAAGTCTTGAGCAAGACGGCAGAGCCACACCATGCAAACTCATTTAATATGCTCACATTTCATTGGTTAAAGCAAGTCAGTCAATTAAGCCAAAGTGTAGGGAAGGTATACTTCACCCATAGGGAAATCTGTCATAGGAGGGGAGCAAACAAATAAAAGTGTGTATACTTACTGAATTTGCCTCACCCAGGATGTGACATAGTTGAGAATTTGatgtaaaataacattttctctttgtttatattgAACCATGTAGGTTCAGGTATAAATGAAGATTCCAAGGACATAACTGCCTACCACACAGTGTTTCTTACAGCCATATTAGGAGGAACAATAGTCATTGTCATTGGATTTTTTGCTGTACTACTTTGTTATTGCAGGTAAGAAAATGGCTATAAACACAGAAAACTATCAGGTTATGGTATCATTTCAGTATATTCTGTACATTGAAAAgtttatttgtagaaataaatttaatcttacaatatatccttttttatttttaatctacatATCTCACCATAGCATTGCATATATGATATGTAGATTGtggagtgattttttaaaaatgaaccatTTGTGTCAtaacttttaaatactttttgcCTTCTCTTATACTCTAGGGATAAGTGTGGTACtccacagaaaagagaaagaaatatcacTAAACTTGAGGTCCTCAAGAGAGACCAGACAACTTCAACGACACACATAAATCATATCAGTACAGTTAAAGTTGCATTAAAAGCTGAGGACAAGTCGCAGTTATTCAATGCCAAAAACTCGTCGTATAGTCCTCAGAAAAAGGAACCATCAAAGGCAGAAACGGAAGAAAGAGTTTCCATGGTAAAAACTCGGGACGATTTTAAAATCTACAATGAAGATGTTTCATTTCTATCAGTCAATCAAAATAATTACTCAAGAAACCCAACACAGTCTTTGGAGCCCAATGTAGGGTCCAAACAACCTAAACATATTAACAACAATCTATCTTCATCTCTAGGTGATGCTCAAGATGAAAAGAGGTATCTCACAGGTAATGAGGAGGTGTATGGGCGTTCCCATATTCCTGAACAGCTTATGCATATTTACAGCCAACCCATTGCCATCCTTCAAACATCTGACCTTTTTTCCACACCGGAACAATTACATACTGCTAAGTCAGCTACTTTGCCAAGAAAGGGACAGTTAGTCTATGGCCAATTGATGGAACCAGTAAATCGAGAGAACTTTACGCAGACCTTGCCCAAAATGCCAATTCATTCTCATGCACAGCCCCCAGATGCCAGGGAAGAGGATATCATACTTGAAGGTCAACAGAGCCTGCCATCCCAGGCTCCAGATTGGAGCCGATACTCAAGCAGCTTATTGGAATCCGTCTCTGTTCCTGGAACACTAAATGAGGCTGTTGTAATGACTCCATTTTCATCAGAACTTCAAGGAATTTCAGAACAGACCCTCCTGGAGCTGTCCAAAGGAAAGCCCTCCCCCCATCCCAGAGCCTGGTTTGTGTCTCTTGATGGAAAGCCAGTTGCGCAAGTGAGGCACTCCTTCATAGACCTGAAAAAGGGCAAGAGAACCCAGAGCAATGACACCAGTCTGGACTCTGGGGTGGACATGAATGAGCTTCACTCAAGTAGAAAGCTCGAGAGGGAGAAAACATTCATCAAAAGCATGCATCAGCCCAAGATCCTTTACTTAGAAGATTTAGACCTAAGCAGCAGTGAGAGTGGAACCACCGTCTGTTCCCCTGAGGACCCAGCTTTAAGGCACATCCTAGATGGAGGGAGTGGAGTGATCATGGAGCACCCTGGAGAAGAGTCCCCAGGAAGGAAAAGCACTGTTGAAGATTTTGAAGCTAATACATCCCCCACTAAAAGAAGGGGCAGACCACCACTAGCCAAAAGAGATAGCAAGACTAACATCTGGAAGAAGCGAGAGGAACGCCCACTGATTCCCATAAATTAACTCCAACGGGGATTGTGTGTCTGCTGTCTCGTGCTGTTTATACTTGCTTCTTGTTGTAAATTGCAGTATGAATTTAAGAAAATGAGACTGAGCAATCTCATGGTTCTTGGACATGTCTCAAGCAGAGTAAATGGCAATTCAGTAATCAGAGAGAAAGATACCAAGGAATGCTTTTTCTggcctattcatttatttttgggtGATGAATTTACGGTATCCaagttttcaaaatgtaaaatagcaTCAAGATGTTAGTTATCTGAAAATGTTGCTCAGCCAGCCAGTTTGGCCTTGACTCTCTTAAGAATAACAGTGAAATACATACTCCTCAAGTTGCCTCCAAAAATGTTGCCTCTACCGTGGTGACTACCCCATGGAACATTTAGAAACAAAACTGACTTCAGGCATCATATTATTTTAAGTGTTACTATTACGTCTTCTGCCTATACTTAAAAATAACTTGATAAATGACTTGGACTGATGTTACTCTGGAGTTATCACAAAGAAAATGTTGTTTGGTCTTTAAAGAGCATGTGTATTGTATCATCCCAAACGTAAATCCTACATTTATATAAGATGGGCAAGAAGCTACTTGGTCATTAGAGAGGGATACACCAGCTCTTTGGTTGTTTTTGGATGTAACTTTACAAAATAAGTAAGATGTTCATTTgtaatttagaaatttgagaaattaATGCTCTAATACtgagtttttgtttaaaaattattttttcttcccctcAACAATGAAGCAAGCTTAGCTGTCAAGGAAAACTTTttataaatctgaaaaaaacaaTCTGTGACTTTGGTTTAAGGCTCACTGATACTTTTAGGCTAAATtggttttaatatatttcttctaTTCTAAAAACCTGAACTCAGTCACTTAAATTAggctatgaaatttaaaaaaaaaaaaagtcaacgaTGTGAAAGTTTCTTTTGAACACTAAAATATGTGgagataaaataaacaaacattgatttatttttcttaaattttgatgagaagaaaaagaaatgccattttCCTGAGGCTCAAAAATACTTTCAGGATCGTAGTTGTATATCCAGATATTGATTTCTTAAAAGATGTTTAAGGAAAACAGTTTCAATTTCAGGGGAAAAGTAAAAGTTTTTCCCTAAGTCACTTACAGCCTTTGCaacttcttttttcaattttgtaagtaatatatctatatttttttcatCATAGCAAGCATTCAATGAGAGCAACTTTTTAATTAACTCTGAATTACCATTCATACATCCTAAAAATAAAAGCTCATTATTCATTAAAATCAACTGAtcccatttttcttaaaatttcccTGAAGGCAAATGTCTGAAGCACCTTTCCCTTGTGGGGGTAAAAATCctaaattgctttatttttcattcccTACTATTCAGCGTGGGAGCAACATAGAGACCCAAACCATGTTAACAAGTTCAGTGAACCAAAATAGCCACATTAGCTTCAGTAAAATTATAGCTAGATGTGTAATTTTTCCTCCAACTTCTGACGTGTCAAATAACCTTCCTACTGTTCTGTGTTAACCCAAAGAACATAAAGACCCT comes from the Symphalangus syndactylus isolate Jambi chromosome 8, NHGRI_mSymSyn1-v2.1_pri, whole genome shotgun sequence genome and includes:
- the FAM171B gene encoding protein FAM171B; this encodes MREDANSPSLLLRPLRLSGLFFLPVRECLADCARGSERAGAAGSPQPWRPPPPGAPQYAAAALWLSAMARLCRRVPCTLLLGLAAVLLKARLVPAAARAELSRSDLSLIQQQQQQQQQQQQQQKQLEEAEEERPEVPGATSTLTVPVSVFMLKVQVNDIISRQYLSQAVVEVFVNYTKTNSTVTKSNGAVLIKVPYKLGLSLTIIAYKDGYVLTPLPWKTRRMPIYSSVTLSLFPQSQANIWLFEDTVLITGKLADAKSQPSVQFSKALIKLPDNHHISNVTGYLTVLQQFLKVDNFLHTTGITLNKPGFENIELSPLAAICVKIYSGGKELKVNGPIQISLPLLRLNDISAGDRIPAWTFDMNTGAWVNHGRGMVKEHNNHLIWTYDAPHLGYWIAAPLPGTRGSGINEDSKDITAYHTVFLTAILGGTIVIVIGFFAVLLCYCRDKCGTPQKRERNITKLEVLKRDQTTSTTHINHISTVKVALKAEDKSQLFNAKNSSYSPQKKEPSKAETEERVSMVKTRDDFKIYNEDVSFLSVNQNNYSRNPTQSLEPNVGSKQPKHINNNLSSSLGDAQDEKRYLTGNEEVYGRSHIPEQLMHIYSQPIAILQTSDLFSTPEQLHTAKSATLPRKGQLVYGQLMEPVNRENFTQTLPKMPIHSHAQPPDAREEDIILEGQQSLPSQAPDWSRYSSSLLESVSVPGTLNEAVVMTPFSSELQGISEQTLLELSKGKPSPHPRAWFVSLDGKPVAQVRHSFIDLKKGKRTQSNDTSLDSGVDMNELHSSRKLEREKTFIKSMHQPKILYLEDLDLSSSESGTTVCSPEDPALRHILDGGSGVIMEHPGEESPGRKSTVEDFEANTSPTKRRGRPPLAKRDSKTNIWKKREERPLIPIN